In Devosia litorisediminis, one genomic interval encodes:
- a CDS encoding amino acid permease: protein MSKNSEKPQGMGTFGGVFTPSVLTILGLVLFLRLGYVVGTVGLWQTLLIIGLASLVSVLTSISLAAVATNIEVKSGGVYYIISRTLGVAYGGAIGLVLFVALAVSVGFYCVGFAEGVTATFDITTPFAAQGIAAAAVLLMAVIAWFGSDLATRVQYVVMAFLVFSLISFGMGAWGHWDNSRLVAALGPNQGWIGFWPAFAIFFPAVTGFTQGVNMSGDLADPVRSIPRGTAYAVGLSILVYVVVAVLLAGAVPRGILTFDYGAMRNVAAFGPLIDAGIFAATLSSALASLMGAPRILQSLAKDKVFPFLAVFGVGHGPSDNPRNGILLGTLIALGTVALGNLNVIASVVAMFFVVTYGLLNYATYFEASGRSPSFRPALSWYDPRLSLVGGLVSLGVMLAINLTAGLVAIAVILAVYQYLQSTATESRWADGQRSYELQAVRDNLLAASARPEHARDWRPQILAFSNDEARRERLLRFAAWIEGHSGLTTVIRILEGKGRRARRELALAEKALERDLAAKGLTAFPLVVSATDLDVAVPVAVQSVGIGPTRINTVLLNWLDPAKRTEDPEQAKRFLGNLHASFLLGFNLVVFDAHEDDWERLTATRPAARTIDIWWSDNATGRLMLVLAYLMTRNTDWRGAPIRVITADAETDVDLRQAELEEELKSVRIAAEVIVLPIGDDRLEGLIGQSADSAIVFVPLGIREQEFTDWLGTPLANILPRLPIVALVMAAEEMDLSADPDQAEISD, encoded by the coding sequence ATGTCGAAAAACTCTGAAAAGCCGCAGGGCATGGGCACTTTTGGCGGGGTGTTCACGCCCAGCGTGCTGACGATTCTGGGCCTGGTACTGTTCTTGCGGCTTGGCTATGTCGTGGGCACGGTGGGGCTGTGGCAGACGCTGCTGATTATCGGATTGGCCAGCCTGGTGTCGGTGCTCACCAGTATCTCGCTGGCGGCGGTGGCCACCAATATCGAGGTCAAGAGCGGCGGGGTGTACTACATCATCTCGCGCACGCTGGGCGTGGCCTATGGCGGGGCCATCGGGCTGGTGCTGTTTGTGGCGCTGGCGGTCTCGGTGGGGTTTTACTGCGTCGGCTTTGCCGAGGGCGTCACGGCGACTTTTGACATCACCACGCCCTTTGCTGCGCAGGGCATTGCGGCGGCCGCGGTGCTGCTGATGGCGGTGATCGCCTGGTTCGGCTCGGATCTGGCGACCCGGGTGCAATATGTCGTCATGGCCTTTCTGGTGTTTTCGCTGATTTCCTTTGGCATGGGCGCCTGGGGGCATTGGGACAATTCGCGGCTGGTTGCTGCGTTGGGTCCAAATCAGGGCTGGATCGGCTTCTGGCCAGCCTTTGCCATCTTCTTTCCAGCGGTCACGGGCTTCACCCAGGGGGTGAACATGTCCGGTGATCTGGCTGATCCGGTTCGCAGTATTCCCCGCGGCACTGCCTATGCGGTAGGCCTTTCCATCCTTGTCTATGTCGTGGTGGCGGTGCTGCTGGCGGGCGCGGTGCCACGCGGTATCCTGACCTTCGACTATGGCGCCATGCGCAATGTCGCCGCGTTCGGGCCGCTGATCGATGCGGGAATTTTCGCTGCCACGCTGTCCTCGGCGCTGGCGTCGCTGATGGGGGCCCCACGCATCCTGCAATCGCTGGCCAAGGACAAGGTGTTTCCGTTCCTGGCCGTGTTCGGGGTCGGGCATGGCCCGAGCGACAATCCGCGCAACGGCATTTTGCTGGGCACGCTGATCGCGCTGGGCACGGTGGCACTGGGCAATCTCAATGTCATCGCCTCGGTCGTGGCCATGTTCTTTGTGGTGACCTATGGCCTGCTCAATTACGCGACCTATTTCGAAGCCAGCGGTCGCAGCCCGTCCTTCCGGCCGGCGCTGAGCTGGTATGACCCGCGCCTGAGCCTTGTTGGCGGTCTGGTATCGCTTGGTGTGATGCTGGCGATCAATCTGACAGCGGGGCTGGTGGCCATAGCGGTGATCTTGGCGGTCTATCAATATCTGCAATCGACTGCGACCGAGTCACGCTGGGCCGACGGGCAACGCTCCTATGAGCTGCAGGCGGTGCGCGACAATCTGCTGGCAGCGAGTGCGCGGCCCGAGCATGCCCGCGACTGGCGTCCGCAAATCCTGGCTTTTTCCAATGATGAAGCGCGCCGCGAGCGCCTGCTGCGCTTTGCTGCCTGGATTGAGGGTCATAGCGGCCTGACCACGGTGATCCGGATATTGGAGGGCAAGGGCAGGCGGGCCCGGCGCGAGTTGGCCCTTGCCGAAAAGGCGCTGGAGCGCGATCTGGCGGCCAAGGGGCTGACGGCGTTCCCGTTGGTGGTGTCAGCGACCGATCTGGATGTTGCCGTGCCGGTGGCCGTACAATCGGTGGGGATCGGGCCCACCCGCATCAATACCGTGCTGCTCAACTGGCTTGATCCGGCCAAGCGCACCGAGGATCCCGAACAGGCAAAACGCTTTTTGGGTAATCTGCACGCCTCGTTCCTGCTGGGCTTCAATCTGGTGGTGTTTGATGCCCATGAGGATGATTGGGAACGGCTGACCGCGACCAGGCCTGCCGCGCGCACCATCGATATCTGGTGGTCCGACAATGCGACCGGTCGGCTGATGTTGGTGCTGGCCTATCTGATGACCCGCAATACCGATTGGCGCGGTGCGCCAATCCGGGTGATCACGGCGGATGCCGAAACTGATGTCGACCTGCGCCAGGCCGAGCTTGAGGAAGAACTCAAATCGGTGCGCATCGCGGCCGAGGTCATTGTTCTGCCAATCGGGGACGACCGGCTGGAAGGTTTGATTGGGCAATCAGCCGATAGCGCCATTGTGTTTGTGCCGCTGGGTATTCGCGAGCAGGAGTTCACCGACTGGTTGGGCACGCCGCTGGCCAACATCCTGCCGCGCCTGCCAATTGTTGCGCTGGTGATGGCCGCCGAGGAAATGGACCTTTCTGCTGACCCTGATCAGGCGGAGATCTCCGACTAG
- the mgtE gene encoding magnesium transporter encodes MTDPDSTSGEEPGIDPNAFRDDDDRISPHWLERLRAFLIAGRSEDIATVMQPLYSSDVGDVLESLDADERLLLVRLLGENFDYSALTEVDESIRVELMEELPNAEIARGMAGLDNDDAVFILEDMEQVDRDEVLAKLPTFERLSLKRSLDFPEDSAGRRMLTDFIAIPPFWTVGQTIDYLRREVDLPDEFYQIYVVDASYSVLGTIPLDKFIRAPRTTSIESMMNTNLVLVDANEDQEEAARDFERYDLVEIGVVDESNRLVGVLTIDDIVDVIHEEADEDIKLLAGVGDEDISDSTADTVRSRVPWLIVNLFSAVMVSMVIGLFNATIEQMVALAVLMPIVASMGGNAGTQTMTVTVRALSMRELDGRRLRRLITREMVVGLFNGVIFAVLIGLVTWLRFNNLQLGGVIGLAMVINMAVAGTAGILIPLTLDKFKADPAIASSVFVTTVTDVVGFFAFLGIAGLWFGLF; translated from the coding sequence ATCACAGACCCCGACAGCACCTCCGGCGAAGAGCCCGGCATCGATCCCAATGCCTTTCGCGATGATGATGATCGCATCAGTCCGCACTGGCTGGAGCGCTTGCGCGCCTTCCTGATTGCCGGGCGCAGCGAAGACATCGCCACGGTCATGCAGCCGCTCTATTCGTCCGATGTCGGCGATGTGCTGGAATCGCTCGATGCCGATGAGCGCCTGTTGCTGGTCCGCCTGCTGGGCGAGAATTTTGACTATTCCGCGCTGACCGAGGTCGATGAATCGATCCGCGTCGAGCTGATGGAAGAACTGCCCAACGCTGAAATCGCGCGCGGTATGGCCGGGCTCGACAATGACGACGCGGTCTTCATCCTCGAGGACATGGAGCAGGTCGACCGCGACGAGGTTCTGGCCAAGCTGCCGACCTTTGAGCGGCTCAGCCTCAAGCGCAGTCTGGACTTCCCCGAAGATTCCGCCGGTCGGCGGATGCTCACCGATTTCATCGCCATTCCGCCCTTCTGGACGGTGGGTCAGACCATCGACTATCTGCGGCGCGAGGTCGATCTGCCGGATGAATTCTACCAGATCTATGTGGTGGATGCGTCCTACTCGGTGCTGGGCACCATCCCGCTGGACAAGTTCATTCGTGCGCCACGCACCACATCGATTGAATCGATGATGAACACCAATCTGGTGCTGGTCGACGCCAATGAAGATCAGGAAGAAGCCGCCCGCGACTTCGAGCGCTACGATCTGGTCGAAATCGGCGTGGTGGATGAGAGCAATCGTCTGGTCGGCGTGCTGACGATCGATGACATTGTCGACGTGATCCACGAAGAGGCCGATGAAGACATCAAGCTGCTCGCGGGTGTGGGTGACGAGGATATTTCTGATTCCACCGCCGATACCGTGCGCAGTCGTGTGCCGTGGTTGATCGTCAATCTGTTCAGCGCTGTGATGGTCTCCATGGTGATCGGGCTGTTCAATGCCACCATCGAGCAGATGGTGGCGCTGGCCGTGCTGATGCCGATTGTCGCCTCCATGGGCGGCAATGCGGGCACCCAGACCATGACGGTGACCGTGCGGGCGTTGTCGATGCGCGAACTCGATGGCCGCCGCCTGCGCCGGTTGATCACGCGCGAGATGGTGGTTGGCCTGTTCAACGGCGTGATTTTTGCCGTGCTGATCGGGCTGGTCACCTGGCTGCGCTTCAACAATCTGCAGTTGGGCGGGGTTATCGGTCTGGCCATGGTGATCAATATGGCCGTGGCGGGGACAGCCGGAATTCTCATTCCGCTGACGCTCGACAAGTTCAAGGCCGACCCGGCGATCGCTTCTTCGGTGTTTGTGACCACTGTCACCGATGTCGTTGGGTTCTTTGCCTTTTTGGGCATTGCCGGGCTGTGGTTCGGGCTGTTCTAG
- a CDS encoding DUF1489 family protein gives MIHMIKLCVGVSSFEELESYRNERAHWWDADYGEDVHVHRTRMMPKRAAEMEGQASIYWVIGGQVVCRQPIQRLAPYTDPEGKNYCDIILAPDLIRTVPYPKRPFQGWRYLKPDDAPPDLGANENADSLALAADLAKLGLI, from the coding sequence ATGATCCATATGATCAAGCTGTGCGTGGGCGTATCGAGCTTTGAAGAGCTCGAGAGCTATCGCAATGAGCGCGCCCATTGGTGGGATGCCGATTACGGTGAGGATGTGCATGTCCACCGCACCCGCATGATGCCCAAACGCGCTGCGGAGATGGAGGGGCAAGCCTCGATCTACTGGGTGATTGGCGGGCAGGTGGTGTGCCGCCAGCCTATCCAGCGCCTGGCGCCCTATACCGATCCCGAGGGCAAGAATTACTGCGACATCATTCTGGCCCCAGACCTGATCCGCACCGTCCCCTATCCCAAGCGGCCCTTTCAGGGCTGGCGCTATCTCAAGCCCGACGATGCGCCGCCCGATCTGGGCGCCAATGAGAACGCAGATTCGCTGGCGCTGGCTGCCGACCTCGCCAAATTGGGACTGATCTAG
- a CDS encoding division plane positioning ATPase MipZ encodes MAGHGVHVIVVGNEKGGSGKSTTAFHLAIYLLYQGYKVASIDVDSRQQTLTHYVRNRRAWAKGRDLRLPHTTHFHLPVARGDSLRENHKVEFDLFRQAVGEVEHDADFVVIDTPGFDTNLTRLAHSLADTLVTPVNDSLIDLNVMAQIDPVTGEPREMSHYSRLVQRARSERLAIDGRTVDWVLVRNRISMLSSRNMRQVQTMLERIALRLGCRVADGIAERVIFRSLFPAGLTVFDPLDEDMLGGVPSMSHTSARQEYRNLVEALHLPVSERAEARKALSASLSPHKDGSQRFVHMLNSEI; translated from the coding sequence ATGGCCGGACATGGCGTCCATGTCATCGTTGTAGGTAATGAGAAAGGCGGGTCGGGCAAGTCCACGACGGCCTTCCATCTGGCGATCTATCTGCTCTATCAAGGCTACAAGGTGGCCTCGATCGACGTGGATAGCCGCCAGCAGACGCTGACCCATTATGTGCGCAACCGCCGGGCCTGGGCCAAGGGGCGGGATCTGCGGCTGCCCCATACCACCCATTTCCATCTGCCGGTGGCGCGTGGCGACTCGCTGCGCGAGAACCACAAGGTCGAGTTCGACCTTTTCCGCCAGGCGGTGGGGGAGGTTGAGCACGATGCCGATTTTGTTGTGATCGACACCCCCGGCTTTGACACCAATCTGACACGGCTGGCCCATTCGCTGGCCGACACGCTGGTTACCCCGGTCAATGACAGTCTGATCGATCTCAACGTGATGGCGCAGATTGACCCGGTCACGGGTGAGCCGCGTGAGATGAGCCACTATTCCCGCCTGGTGCAGCGGGCGCGCTCGGAGCGGCTGGCGATTGATGGGAGAACCGTTGACTGGGTGCTGGTGCGCAACCGCATCTCGATGCTGAGCTCGCGCAATATGCGGCAGGTTCAGACCATGCTGGAGCGGATTGCGCTGCGGCTGGGTTGCCGGGTGGCTGACGGGATCGCCGAGCGCGTAATCTTCCGCTCGCTGTTTCCGGCGGGTCTGACGGTATTTGATCCGCTCGACGAGGACATGCTGGGCGGCGTGCCGTCAATGTCCCATACCAGTGCGCGACAGGAATATCGCAATCTGGTGGAAGCGCTGCACCTGCCTGTCAGCGAACGGGCCGAAGCGCGCAAGGCGCTCTCGGCAAGCCTGTCGCCACACAAGGATGGATCCCAGCGCTTCGTGCACATGCTCAATAGCGAAATCTGA
- a CDS encoding division plane positioning ATPase MipZ, with protein MARNGAHVIVVGNEKGGSGKSTTAFHLAIYLLHAGHRVASIDVDSRQQTFTHYVRNRRAYAQERGINLLNPQHFHLPSAWGDSRRENDQAEFDVFRRAVSEVENRADFVIIDTPGFDTNLTRLAHSLADTLVTPINDSLIDINVLARVDAETGVPVETSHYARLVQRARSERLSVTGESVDWVLVRNRISMLGSRNARQVHATLDAIATRFGCRVSDGIAERVIFRSLFSSGLTVFDPLDSEGGGEHASVSHVAARQEYRNLVGALNLPIIQRAAEPMRLSA; from the coding sequence ATGGCGCGAAACGGTGCGCATGTCATAGTGGTCGGAAATGAAAAGGGCGGGTCGGGCAAATCGACCACCGCCTTTCATCTGGCAATCTATCTGCTGCATGCTGGCCACCGGGTGGCCAGCATTGATGTGGATAGCCGCCAGCAGACCTTTACCCATTATGTCCGCAACCGGCGCGCCTATGCGCAGGAGCGCGGCATCAATCTGCTCAATCCGCAGCATTTTCATCTGCCATCGGCTTGGGGCGACTCGCGCCGCGAGAACGATCAGGCCGAGTTCGACGTGTTCCGCCGCGCTGTCAGCGAAGTGGAAAACCGCGCCGACTTCGTCATCATCGATACGCCCGGCTTTGATACCAATCTGACGCGGCTGGCCCATTCGCTGGCCGACACGCTGGTGACGCCGATCAATGACAGTCTGATCGACATCAATGTGCTGGCGCGGGTGGACGCGGAAACCGGTGTGCCAGTCGAAACCAGCCATTATGCACGCCTTGTGCAGCGGGCGCGGTCCGAACGCCTGTCAGTGACTGGCGAGAGCGTCGACTGGGTGCTGGTGCGCAACCGCATCTCCATGCTCGGTTCGCGCAATGCAAGGCAGGTGCATGCCACGCTTGATGCCATTGCCACGCGCTTTGGCTGCCGGGTATCGGATGGCATTGCCGAGCGGGTTATCTTCCGTTCGCTGTTTTCGAGCGGTCTGACGGTGTTTGATCCGCTCGATAGCGAGGGGGGTGGCGAACACGCCAGCGTCTCCCATGTCGCGGCCCGGCAGGAGTATCGCAACCTGGTGGGTGCGCTCAATCTGCCCATCATTCAGCGCGCGGCCGAACCGATGCGGCTGTCGGCCTGA